The following proteins are encoded in a genomic region of Nitrospirota bacterium:
- a CDS encoding aconitate hydratase encodes MSLDIAKKLYASMPEKLAKTRKQFGRGLTLAEKILVAHADNLDTQVWERGKAMLALRPDRVAMQDATAQMAMLQFMQAGKKQVAVPSTIHCDHLIRAQVGAEKDLLRAIDENREVYNFLASSAKKYGIGFWKPGAGIIHQVVLENYAFPGGLIIGTDSHTPNGGGLGMLAIGVGGADAGEVMAGLPWEVLHPKLIGVKLTGKLSGWASPKDVILYLCGLLTVKGGTNKIVEYFGPGAGTISATGKGTITNMGAELGATTSVFPFDQKMVDYLNLTDRADIANLALANRELLVADPEVYQSPEKHFDQVVEIDLSRLEPHVVGPHTPDLARPVSKMAAEAKEKGYPVELKAALIGSCTNSSYEDISRAAHVAQQGLKAGLKAKTAFLVSPGSERIYHTMKRDGFLQTFEQLGATVLANACGPCIGQWKRADAVKGRADSIVSSFNRNFPGRNDGVSETLSFLASPEIVTAYALAGDLGFDPVHGTLKGADGKPLKLEPPKGEELPAKGFAKGEEGFVPPAENGENLTVDIPPASERLQLLQPFPRWDGQDFVKLPLLIKTKGKTTTDHISPAGPWLKYRGHLDKISDNMFLGATNAFFPETGKGTDVLSGESGLTIAQIARRYKEKGIGSAVVGDENYGEGSSREHAAMSPRFLNVKVVLVKSFARIHETNLKKQGILALTFSDPKDYEKIEQQDRISVTGLSALAPGKPVQVTIHKADGHALTIQANHSMTAQQIAWFKAGSALNALS; translated from the coding sequence ATGTCGCTCGATATCGCGAAAAAACTCTATGCCTCGATGCCGGAGAAGCTGGCCAAGACGCGCAAGCAGTTCGGCCGCGGGCTCACGCTGGCCGAGAAGATCCTCGTGGCCCACGCGGACAACCTCGACACCCAGGTCTGGGAGCGGGGCAAGGCGATGCTGGCCCTGCGGCCCGATCGGGTCGCCATGCAGGACGCCACGGCTCAGATGGCCATGCTGCAGTTCATGCAGGCGGGCAAGAAGCAGGTGGCCGTGCCGAGCACGATCCACTGCGACCATCTGATCCGCGCGCAGGTCGGGGCGGAGAAGGACCTGCTGCGCGCGATCGACGAGAACCGCGAGGTCTACAACTTCCTAGCCTCTTCGGCCAAGAAATACGGGATCGGCTTCTGGAAGCCGGGCGCCGGCATCATCCACCAGGTGGTGCTCGAGAACTACGCGTTCCCCGGCGGGCTCATCATCGGGACCGATTCCCACACCCCCAACGGGGGCGGGCTCGGCATGCTGGCGATCGGCGTCGGCGGAGCGGACGCGGGCGAGGTGATGGCGGGGCTGCCCTGGGAGGTGCTGCACCCGAAGCTGATCGGCGTGAAGCTGACCGGCAAGCTGAGCGGCTGGGCCTCGCCCAAGGATGTGATCCTCTACCTGTGCGGGCTCCTGACCGTCAAGGGCGGGACGAACAAGATCGTGGAGTACTTCGGCCCCGGCGCCGGGACGATCAGCGCCACGGGCAAGGGCACGATCACGAACATGGGGGCCGAGCTGGGCGCCACCACCTCGGTCTTCCCCTTCGATCAGAAGATGGTGGACTATCTGAACCTGACCGACCGGGCGGACATCGCGAACCTGGCCCTCGCCAACAGGGAGTTGCTCGTGGCCGATCCGGAGGTGTACCAGTCGCCGGAGAAGCATTTCGACCAAGTCGTCGAGATCGACCTCTCCCGGCTGGAGCCCCACGTGGTCGGGCCCCACACGCCGGACCTGGCCCGTCCCGTCTCCAAGATGGCGGCCGAGGCGAAGGAGAAGGGCTATCCGGTGGAGCTCAAGGCGGCCCTGATCGGGAGCTGCACCAACTCGTCCTACGAGGACATCAGCCGCGCGGCCCACGTGGCGCAGCAGGGCTTGAAGGCCGGGCTCAAGGCCAAGACAGCCTTCCTCGTCTCGCCCGGCTCCGAACGGATCTACCACACGATGAAGCGGGACGGGTTCCTGCAGACCTTCGAGCAGCTCGGCGCGACCGTGCTCGCCAACGCCTGCGGGCCCTGCATCGGCCAGTGGAAGCGGGCGGACGCGGTGAAGGGCCGGGCCGACTCGATCGTGAGCTCCTTCAACCGGAACTTCCCCGGCCGCAACGACGGGGTCAGCGAGACCCTCTCGTTCCTGGCCAGCCCGGAGATCGTCACCGCCTACGCGCTCGCCGGCGACCTGGGCTTCGACCCGGTCCACGGCACGTTGAAGGGGGCGGACGGCAAGCCCCTGAAGCTGGAGCCGCCCAAGGGCGAGGAGCTGCCGGCCAAGGGGTTCGCCAAAGGCGAGGAGGGCTTCGTGCCCCCGGCGGAAAACGGCGAGAACCTGACGGTGGACATCCCTCCCGCCAGCGAGCGGCTGCAACTTCTCCAGCCGTTCCCGCGCTGGGACGGGCAGGACTTCGTCAAGCTCCCGCTCCTGATCAAGACCAAGGGCAAGACGACGACGGACCACATCTCGCCGGCGGGGCCCTGGCTCAAGTACCGGGGCCACCTGGACAAGATCAGCGACAACATGTTCCTGGGCGCCACCAACGCCTTCTTTCCGGAGACCGGCAAGGGGACCGACGTGCTCAGCGGCGAGTCGGGCCTCACGATCGCCCAGATCGCCCGCCGCTACAAGGAGAAGGGCATCGGCTCGGCGGTCGTCGGGGACGAGAACTACGGCGAAGGGAGCAGCCGCGAGCACGCGGCCATGTCGCCCCGCTTCCTGAACGTGAAGGTGGTGCTGGTCAAGAGCTTCGCCCGCATCCACGAAACCAACCTCAAGAAACAGGGGATCTTGGCGTTGACCTTCTCTGACCCGAAGGACTACGAGAAGATCGAGCAGCAAGACCGCATCAGCGTGACGGGGCTCAGCGCGTTGGCTCCGGGCAAGCCGGTGCAGGTGACGATCCACAAGGCGGATGGTCACGCGCTCACCATCCAGGCGAACCACAGCATGACCGCACAGCAGATTGCGTGGTTCAAGGCTGGCTCGGCGCTGAATGCGCTGAGCTGA
- the mutM gene encoding bifunctional DNA-formamidopyrimidine glycosylase/DNA-(apurinic or apyrimidinic site) lyase, which translates to MPELPEAEVVANQLGERLLGTTIRGCWVGRSDIVRQGLATLDWYRGAVLSAVERRGKSVVLAASRGAETRYLVAELGMTGLLLFKPPDPRYRKHTHLILSLDGGKEPELHYWNPRRFGRVYLLDRAGLERFTARRFGCDPLSVTWEDFRDLVRARRGRLKALLMHQQAIAGIGNIYASEILHRAGLHPHRLASRLREPTIKRLYEAMREVLTEAVGRGGSSVRDFLAPDGARGRFQDRHRVYDKAGLPCPSGCGAVIRRLADASKRSSFYCPTCQRK; encoded by the coding sequence ATGCCGGAGTTGCCTGAAGCGGAAGTGGTGGCGAACCAGCTCGGGGAACGTCTGCTGGGAACGACGATCAGGGGCTGCTGGGTCGGACGGTCGGACATCGTACGGCAGGGGCTGGCGACATTGGACTGGTATCGGGGGGCGGTCCTCTCCGCGGTGGAGCGGCGCGGGAAGAGCGTGGTGCTGGCCGCTTCACGGGGAGCCGAAACCCGCTACCTGGTGGCGGAGTTGGGGATGACCGGGCTCCTGCTGTTCAAGCCGCCGGACCCCCGCTACCGCAAGCACACGCACCTGATCCTGTCGCTGGACGGGGGCAAGGAGCCGGAGTTGCACTACTGGAACCCCCGGCGCTTCGGCCGGGTGTACCTGCTTGACCGGGCCGGTCTCGAGCGGTTCACGGCCAGGCGGTTCGGCTGCGACCCCCTGTCCGTCACCTGGGAGGATTTCCGGGATCTGGTGAGGGCCCGCCGGGGGAGGCTGAAGGCGCTGCTCATGCACCAGCAGGCCATCGCCGGCATCGGCAACATCTATGCGAGCGAGATCCTCCACCGGGCCGGGCTGCACCCCCATCGTCTCGCGTCGCGTCTGCGCGAGCCGACGATCAAACGGCTCTACGAGGCCATGCGGGAGGTGCTGACCGAGGCCGTCGGCCGCGGGGGCTCCAGCGTGCGGGATTTTCTCGCCCCTGACGGAGCGAGAGGCCGGTTCCAGGACCGGCACCGGGTCTACGACAAGGCCGGCCTCCCCTGTCCCTCCGGCTGCGGGGCGGTCATCCGCCGGCTGGCGGATGCCAGCAAACGCAGCTCCTTCTACTGCCCGACCTGCCAACGGAAATAA
- a CDS encoding transketolase C-terminal domain-containing protein, with the protein MFMEAPRTREFITGSEAAKEAIRRSNVDLAIAYPITPQSETMQLVGVLYGEGYVKEYYRGEEEIGVMAAIAGGSRAGVRCFTATAGPGTLRGLEGISSWPGHRLPAVAFFTCRVVNAPLAIQPDNIEIAYLLNSGMVLFHAENQQDVYDFIMKGFIISEKNDVTLPVGVACDGFFVTHARGYVHMQEKGIKLPPREAWRGAVPVLDAENPPARLSRDAPVQKSNFMAYNIHAVWQQEVWAANERARRYIEKYMDGLCTAYDVEDADAVLVASGSAVAQSREAIRLCAEKGIKVGLIKIRSLRPFPTRELRQLCAKAKLIVIPEFNYVGWLAKDVATAIYGHSRAKIIAGPHVYGGQSMPVELIVDEVESGLTGKKSTNVPMSQVMGTTDVDPAMVTHFMQNI; encoded by the coding sequence ATGTTCATGGAGGCCCCGCGCACCCGCGAGTTCATCACGGGGAGCGAGGCCGCCAAGGAAGCCATCCGGCGATCCAACGTGGACCTGGCGATCGCCTATCCGATCACCCCCCAGAGCGAGACCATGCAGCTCGTGGGGGTGCTCTACGGGGAGGGGTACGTCAAGGAGTATTACCGGGGCGAAGAGGAGATCGGCGTGATGGCCGCCATCGCCGGCGGCTCACGGGCGGGCGTGCGCTGCTTCACCGCCACGGCGGGCCCCGGTACGCTGCGCGGGCTGGAGGGCATCTCCTCCTGGCCGGGCCACCGGCTGCCGGCCGTCGCGTTTTTCACCTGCCGGGTCGTGAACGCGCCGCTGGCCATCCAGCCGGACAACATCGAGATCGCCTACCTGCTGAACAGCGGCATGGTGCTGTTTCACGCGGAGAATCAGCAGGACGTCTACGATTTCATCATGAAGGGGTTCATCATCAGCGAGAAGAACGACGTGACCCTGCCGGTCGGCGTGGCCTGCGACGGGTTCTTCGTGACGCACGCGCGCGGCTACGTGCACATGCAGGAGAAGGGGATCAAGCTCCCGCCCCGGGAGGCGTGGCGCGGGGCGGTCCCCGTGCTGGACGCCGAGAATCCGCCGGCCCGGCTCTCGCGCGACGCGCCCGTGCAGAAGTCGAACTTCATGGCCTACAACATCCACGCGGTCTGGCAGCAGGAGGTGTGGGCGGCTAACGAGCGCGCGCGCCGGTACATCGAGAAATACATGGACGGGCTGTGCACGGCCTACGACGTCGAGGATGCCGACGCCGTGCTGGTCGCGTCGGGCAGCGCCGTGGCCCAGTCCCGGGAGGCGATCCGGCTCTGTGCGGAGAAGGGGATCAAGGTCGGGCTCATCAAGATCCGGTCGCTCCGGCCGTTCCCGACCCGGGAGCTCCGGCAGCTTTGCGCGAAGGCCAAGCTGATCGTGATCCCCGAGTTCAACTACGTCGGCTGGCTGGCCAAGGACGTGGCCACGGCGATCTACGGACACTCCAGGGCCAAGATCATCGCCGGGCCGCACGTGTACGGCGGCCAGTCCATGCCGGTGGAATTGATCGTGGACGAAGTGGAGTCCGGCCTGACCGGCAAAAAGTCCACCAACGTGCCGATGTCCCAGGTCATGGGGACGACGGACGTGGACCCGGCGATGGTCACCCACTTCATGCAGAACATCTGA
- a CDS encoding ATP citrate lyase citrate-binding domain-containing protein, whose translation MAKVLEGPGMGLMKKWGISVPNYVVVTSVEQFDQLAKANDWMQKSKLVAKAHEALGSRFKLGLVKVGLDVKGAQAAVKEMLGRQVGSITVSQVIVSEMIPHKEEYYAAVKSTREGADILVANCGGIEVEANWDRVKRLSLEVGAKPSDEALEKLAKEAGFSGPLAKKMAEFAGKLFACFDSEDAQYLEVNPVVAREDDGQLVALDAVTLLDADAKFRHPDWDFPFAAEFGRAYTKHELEVMAVDSKIKGSVKFIEIPGGDTAMLPAGGGASVYYSDAVVARGGKLANYAEYSGDPPDWAVEVLTEKVCSLPGIKNIVVGGAIANFTDVKKTFGGIIAGFRKAKAEGKLNGVKIWVRRGGPREKEGLDAMRALREEGFDIHVFDRHTPLTDIVDMALQNKR comes from the coding sequence ATGGCCAAGGTGCTTGAAGGGCCCGGGATGGGCCTGATGAAGAAGTGGGGCATCTCGGTGCCCAACTACGTGGTCGTCACGTCGGTCGAGCAGTTCGACCAACTGGCCAAAGCCAACGACTGGATGCAGAAGAGCAAGCTCGTCGCCAAGGCGCACGAGGCGCTCGGCTCCCGCTTCAAGCTCGGCCTCGTGAAGGTCGGGTTGGACGTCAAGGGAGCCCAGGCGGCGGTCAAGGAGATGCTCGGCCGGCAGGTCGGGAGCATCACGGTCTCCCAGGTGATCGTCTCCGAGATGATCCCTCACAAGGAGGAGTATTACGCGGCGGTGAAGTCCACGCGCGAGGGCGCCGACATCCTCGTGGCCAACTGCGGCGGCATCGAGGTGGAGGCCAACTGGGACAGGGTCAAGCGCCTGTCCCTGGAGGTGGGGGCCAAGCCCTCCGACGAGGCCCTGGAGAAGCTGGCCAAGGAAGCCGGATTTTCCGGGCCGCTGGCCAAGAAGATGGCCGAGTTTGCTGGCAAGCTTTTCGCCTGCTTCGACAGCGAGGACGCCCAGTACCTCGAAGTGAACCCGGTCGTGGCGCGCGAGGACGACGGCCAGTTGGTCGCGCTCGACGCGGTCACGCTGCTGGACGCCGACGCCAAGTTCCGCCACCCGGATTGGGACTTCCCGTTCGCCGCGGAGTTCGGCCGGGCCTACACGAAGCACGAGCTCGAGGTCATGGCCGTGGATTCCAAGATCAAGGGCTCGGTCAAGTTCATCGAGATTCCGGGCGGCGACACGGCCATGCTGCCGGCCGGCGGAGGGGCCAGCGTCTACTATTCCGACGCGGTGGTGGCCCGGGGCGGCAAGCTGGCCAACTACGCCGAATATTCCGGAGACCCGCCCGATTGGGCCGTCGAGGTGCTGACCGAGAAGGTCTGCTCCCTGCCCGGCATCAAGAACATCGTGGTCGGCGGCGCGATCGCCAACTTCACCGACGTGAAGAAGACCTTCGGCGGCATCATCGCCGGGTTCCGCAAGGCCAAGGCGGAAGGGAAGCTGAACGGCGTCAAGATCTGGGTGCGACGCGGCGGCCCGCGCGAGAAGGAGGGGCTGGACGCGATGCGCGCGCTCCGCGAGGAGGGCTTCGACATCCACGTCTTCGACCGGCACACCCCGCTCACCGACATCGTGGACATGGCGCTGCAAAACAAACGCTGA
- a CDS encoding addiction module protein encodes MDYVQSLWERIAASPQKVPVPDWHLRILQERLKTYKANPAPGQPWEDVRAEIERKLRDQSF; translated from the coding sequence ATCGATTACGTTCAGTCTCTCTGGGAACGGATCGCCGCCTCTCCCCAAAAAGTACCGGTTCCCGACTGGCATTTGCGCATTCTCCAAGAACGGCTGAAAACCTACAAGGCCAACCCTGCCCCAGGTCAGCCCTGGGAAGATGTGCGCGCGGAGATCGAACGTAAGCTACGAGATCAGTCGTTCTGA
- a CDS encoding uracil-DNA glycosylase family protein, with the protein MRPWRRFGRRAYGTSATGYLLVGEAPGYVSWKNRRRFTGPAGLFVRRALRLVGHARCRDLEDLFYMTDVVKCHPARPGNPRANRSPRQAEVRACAGFLLREMTVLNPSVVVTFGKLAAEGVAGAIGRMAPGSAPKVLSFPHPSPRNRRTILRHYPSLSAFEESLTQTFCRLIMQLDRRSPVMRRPSR; encoded by the coding sequence ATGCGCCCTTGGCGCCGCTTCGGCCGCCGGGCCTACGGCACGTCGGCCACCGGTTATCTGCTGGTGGGGGAGGCGCCGGGCTACGTGAGCTGGAAGAACCGTCGCCGGTTCACCGGACCGGCCGGGTTGTTCGTTCGACGGGCGCTCCGCCTGGTCGGCCATGCCCGCTGCCGGGACCTCGAGGACCTCTTTTACATGACGGACGTGGTCAAGTGTCATCCGGCCCGGCCGGGGAATCCGCGTGCCAACCGCTCGCCGAGACAGGCCGAGGTCAGGGCCTGCGCGGGCTTTCTCCTGCGCGAGATGACGGTCCTCAACCCCTCGGTGGTCGTGACCTTCGGCAAGCTCGCGGCCGAGGGGGTGGCCGGTGCGATCGGGCGGATGGCGCCGGGGTCGGCCCCCAAGGTCCTTTCGTTTCCCCACCCGTCCCCTCGGAACCGTCGGACGATCCTGAGGCACTATCCTTCCCTGAGCGCGTTTGAAGAGAGCCTCACGCAGACGTTTTGCCGCTTGATCATGCAACTCGATCGCCGATCACCCGTCATGCGTCGCCCGTCACGGTGA
- a CDS encoding AbrB/MazE/SpoVT family DNA-binding domain-containing protein has product MGAAAKVQRNYQITLPAAVRKQAQIKVGDLVDFEVREDGILIKPLATVDRSQLWFWSKRWQEEERKVEQDFRKGRVKVSKGVKEFLAELDKA; this is encoded by the coding sequence ATGGGAGCGGCGGCCAAGGTTCAGCGTAACTATCAGATTACTCTGCCGGCGGCGGTGCGGAAGCAGGCGCAGATCAAAGTCGGCGATCTGGTGGATTTTGAGGTGCGTGAGGACGGGATTCTGATCAAACCGCTGGCGACGGTGGATCGAAGTCAACTGTGGTTCTGGTCGAAGCGCTGGCAGGAAGAAGAGCGCAAGGTCGAGCAGGATTTTCGCAAAGGTCGGGTCAAGGTCTCGAAGGGCGTGAAGGAGTTTCTGGCTGAGCTGGACAAGGCATGA
- a CDS encoding citrate/2-methylcitrate synthase, giving the protein MSILANKDTRVVIQGGAAGLNAARRMAEFCYMIKRPLNVDAFVYPPDAGKTNEVPYGSGLLTIPIYRGVAEATAAHPQINTSLVYIGADRACAAGMEALNDPRVQLVSMITEGVPEKDAKLLARHAIKLGKTFNGPSSIGIVSAGQCRLGVIGGAFDNLVACKLYREGSFGVITKSGGLSNEIIWICSQFADGITTAIGIGGDAYPGTDYVSYLEKFEQDPQTKAVVIVGEMGGDLEERAAEWYGAKKRRIKLLAVVSGFCQESLPKGMKFGHAGAKEGMKGEGSARAKSDALRKAGALVPETFGALGPAIKATYEELVKTGQVVPVPDLSPADLPKLPKTVEEGMKTGEVMVAPLIKTTISDDRGEEPCYDGYAASDLINKGYDIPHVIGLLWDKRLVSKQEAEIIKRILILSADHGPCVSGALTTIIAACAGIGMSQAVAAGLIMIGPRFGGAVTDAGRWFKYAVENRMTVDEFLAYMKKNVGPVPGIGHRVKSVRNPDKRVKELVGYVKSLSMKTPHLDFALEVEKVTSAKKENLILNVDGTMAAVLVDIGFPVESLNGFFILARTIGLIGHWTDQKRQDSRLIRLFDYLVNYAAPKRREAPPLK; this is encoded by the coding sequence ATGAGCATTCTGGCGAACAAGGACACGCGGGTCGTGATCCAGGGCGGCGCGGCCGGCCTGAACGCCGCGCGGCGGATGGCGGAGTTCTGCTACATGATCAAGCGGCCGCTCAACGTGGACGCTTTCGTCTATCCCCCCGACGCCGGCAAGACGAACGAGGTGCCCTACGGGAGCGGCCTGCTGACCATCCCAATCTACAGGGGCGTGGCCGAGGCCACGGCCGCCCATCCCCAGATCAACACGAGCCTCGTCTACATCGGCGCGGACCGGGCCTGCGCGGCCGGCATGGAGGCGCTCAACGATCCCCGGGTCCAGCTCGTCTCGATGATCACCGAGGGCGTGCCGGAGAAGGACGCGAAGCTCCTGGCCCGCCACGCGATCAAGCTCGGCAAGACCTTCAACGGTCCCTCCTCGATCGGGATCGTCTCGGCCGGCCAGTGCCGGCTGGGCGTGATCGGCGGCGCCTTCGACAACCTCGTGGCCTGCAAGCTCTACCGCGAGGGCTCGTTCGGCGTCATCACCAAGTCGGGCGGCCTCTCCAACGAGATCATCTGGATCTGCTCCCAGTTCGCGGACGGGATCACGACCGCGATCGGGATCGGCGGGGACGCCTATCCCGGCACCGATTACGTGTCCTATCTGGAGAAGTTCGAGCAGGATCCCCAGACCAAGGCGGTGGTCATCGTCGGCGAGATGGGCGGCGACCTGGAGGAGCGGGCGGCCGAATGGTACGGGGCCAAGAAGCGCCGGATCAAGCTGCTCGCCGTCGTCTCCGGCTTCTGCCAGGAGAGCCTGCCCAAGGGCATGAAGTTCGGCCACGCCGGGGCCAAGGAGGGCATGAAGGGCGAGGGCTCGGCCCGCGCCAAGTCCGACGCGCTCCGGAAGGCCGGCGCGCTCGTGCCGGAGACCTTCGGCGCGCTGGGCCCGGCGATCAAGGCGACGTACGAGGAGCTGGTCAAGACCGGCCAGGTCGTGCCGGTGCCGGACCTCAGCCCCGCCGACCTGCCCAAGCTGCCCAAGACCGTCGAGGAGGGCATGAAGACCGGCGAGGTCATGGTCGCTCCGTTGATCAAGACCACGATCAGCGACGACCGCGGCGAGGAGCCCTGCTACGACGGCTACGCCGCCTCCGACCTCATCAACAAGGGCTACGACATTCCCCACGTCATCGGGCTCCTTTGGGACAAGCGGCTCGTCTCGAAACAGGAAGCCGAGATCATCAAGCGGATCCTCATCCTGTCGGCCGACCACGGGCCCTGCGTGAGCGGCGCGCTGACCACGATCATCGCCGCCTGCGCCGGCATCGGCATGTCCCAGGCGGTGGCCGCGGGCCTCATCATGATCGGCCCGCGTTTCGGCGGGGCGGTGACCGACGCGGGCCGCTGGTTCAAGTACGCGGTCGAGAACCGGATGACCGTGGACGAGTTCCTGGCCTACATGAAGAAGAACGTCGGTCCGGTGCCTGGCATCGGCCACCGGGTCAAGAGCGTCCGCAATCCGGACAAGCGCGTGAAGGAGCTGGTCGGCTACGTCAAGAGCCTGAGCATGAAGACCCCGCACCTGGACTTCGCGCTGGAGGTCGAGAAGGTCACCTCGGCCAAGAAGGAGAACCTGATCCTGAACGTGGACGGGACCATGGCCGCGGTGCTCGTGGACATCGGGTTCCCGGTGGAGAGCCTCAACGGGTTCTTCATCCTAGCCCGCACGATCGGCCTGATCGGCCATTGGACGGACCAGAAGCGGCAAGACAGCCGCCTGATCCGCCTGTTCGACTATTTGGTGAACTACGCGGCCCCGAAGCGCAGGGAAGCGCCGCCGCTAAAATAG
- a CDS encoding dual specificity protein phosphatase — protein sequence MHFVNEKLLVGNVDDAQKPPPFVNSVLFLSGEHNIKPPRGVAYHHIPFKEYSEASPADVKEAVDWLEQQPPNARIMVCCRAGMGRSVSMAIAYLVLVKGMKYAEAESLLRARRPGATPIPHLERTIERVRQLRQGRDGQGQGQPSMPGAAPSRI from the coding sequence ATGCACTTCGTGAACGAAAAGCTCCTGGTGGGCAACGTTGACGACGCCCAGAAGCCGCCGCCCTTCGTCAACAGCGTGCTGTTCCTCTCCGGAGAGCACAACATCAAGCCGCCGAGGGGCGTGGCCTATCACCATATCCCGTTCAAAGAATACAGCGAAGCGAGCCCGGCGGACGTCAAGGAAGCCGTGGACTGGCTCGAGCAGCAGCCGCCCAATGCGCGCATCATGGTCTGCTGCCGGGCCGGCATGGGCCGCTCGGTTTCGATGGCGATCGCCTACCTGGTGCTCGTCAAAGGGATGAAGTATGCCGAGGCCGAGAGTCTGCTCAGGGCGCGGCGCCCCGGCGCCACCCCCATCCCCCATCTCGAACGAACCATCGAGCGGGTGCGGCAGCTCAGGCAGGGACGCGATGGGCAGGGACAAGGCCAGCCGTCAATGCCGGGAGCGGCCCCCTCTCGGATCTAG
- a CDS encoding small ribosomal subunit Rsm22 family protein translates to MVNRTGGPRSFRLSEAVLRALSEVSGRRGPDEAGRADQEVVRGVLRLSRLFTRERDSLAASYLDDDRLRLAYLSYYVPVNLAKVRLLLEEMPPPQGAGSSQPFLVLDLGSGPGSASLALLDWFTDRLGLGNRPLQAIAMDRSQRALRDCADLWRAYERIAPVQSASLLTLQADLERTARLDRMAKREDRPYDLIVVSHALNELFRKAREPVERRVELVRDLLGRLDRHGTLLIVEPALRETARELHRFRDRLVADGACTVYSPCLHERPCPALVKEEDWCHEERPWTPPPVVAALDREVGFIKDALKFAYLILRKDGKSLVRRAPDVYRAVSELRVMKGEKRAWLCNETGRPEVGRLDRERSATNEAFDDWHRGAIVRIDQIVRAQRKDREATVGRIPASANIEVIRSI, encoded by the coding sequence ATGGTCAACCGGACCGGCGGGCCCCGGAGCTTCCGGCTGTCGGAGGCGGTCCTCCGCGCCCTGTCCGAGGTTTCCGGGCGACGGGGGCCGGACGAGGCAGGGAGGGCCGATCAGGAGGTCGTCCGGGGCGTCCTGCGGCTGTCCCGCCTCTTCACGCGCGAACGGGATTCCCTTGCCGCCTCCTACCTGGACGACGACCGGCTCCGCCTCGCCTACCTGTCCTACTATGTGCCGGTGAACCTGGCCAAGGTCCGGCTGTTGCTGGAGGAGATGCCGCCTCCGCAGGGAGCGGGCTCCTCGCAGCCGTTCCTGGTCCTGGATCTGGGGAGCGGGCCCGGCTCGGCCTCGCTGGCCCTGCTGGACTGGTTCACCGATCGTCTCGGACTGGGCAATCGCCCGCTCCAGGCGATCGCCATGGACCGGTCCCAACGCGCCCTCCGAGACTGTGCGGACCTGTGGCGGGCCTATGAGCGGATCGCCCCGGTGCAGAGCGCCAGTCTCCTGACCCTGCAGGCCGATCTGGAGCGGACCGCCCGGCTGGACCGGATGGCCAAGCGGGAGGACCGGCCCTACGACCTGATCGTCGTCAGCCACGCGCTGAACGAGCTCTTCCGCAAGGCCCGCGAGCCGGTTGAGCGGCGGGTCGAGCTGGTCCGCGATCTACTGGGGCGGCTCGATCGGCACGGCACCCTGCTGATCGTGGAGCCGGCCCTGCGGGAGACGGCGCGGGAGCTGCACCGGTTTCGGGATCGGCTGGTGGCGGACGGAGCCTGCACCGTCTACAGCCCCTGTCTGCACGAGCGGCCCTGTCCGGCGCTCGTCAAGGAAGAGGATTGGTGCCACGAGGAGCGGCCCTGGACGCCGCCCCCTGTCGTGGCGGCGCTGGATCGGGAGGTGGGCTTCATCAAGGATGCGCTGAAGTTCGCCTATCTGATTCTGCGCAAGGACGGGAAGAGCCTCGTGCGACGGGCTCCCGATGTGTATCGGGCGGTCAGCGAGCTGCGGGTCATGAAAGGCGAGAAGCGGGCCTGGCTGTGCAATGAAACAGGGAGGCCCGAGGTCGGGCGGCTGGACCGCGAGCGGTCCGCGACGAACGAAGCGTTCGACGACTGGCACCGGGGCGCGATCGTGCGAATTGACCAGATCGTGCGGGCGCAGCGCAAGGACCGTGAGGCAACCGTCGGACGCATTCCAGCATCGGCAAACATCGAGGTAATCCGATCCATCTGA